A region of the Lytechinus pictus isolate F3 Inbred unplaced genomic scaffold, Lp3.0 scaffold_20, whole genome shotgun sequence genome:
aatcaagagacctgctaTGAGTCTAGGAGttgggattgttggaaactGGAGCTGTGATGATCCCAAGTAAATAACCATCACGAGTTCGGTCGAATTCGTGCTGTCCGATcttttatcgcattagtccaacgggcgctcatgacggacggattatattatgcaagtcaattggccttttgcaaatatcgtattgattcaatttccccatgGTTTGTCAATGGCTGGGCCCTTTAAGATTTTGGCTGTGGATAATGTGACCGAGAAAAATTGTGGTAAACTATGAAGTTGTTACCATAAAAATTGTGTCTTTGTTTTACTTCtgctaaaaaatattaatctatTACCAGATATATCGGAATCATTCAGAACAAAATTAGTACACTTTCGAATTAAATCTATCTTACAAGTGATGAAGGAATGACACTATATGCTGACGAAACCTCAAATTAACTCCTAATACTACTGACCTGTTGTTATTATTGGTGTTGCCTGAATCAGATTAGTTGTTACTGGAAGGGTACTTTTGACGACTGGTCGAATACTATCTGCACCAGAATGGCCAGAAGATTGTCTTTTGAGGCATACGCCAGAGTCTTCCCTACTGACCAGTAATGCCCTTCGCTTCCTGGGCGTACATCCAGCAGCATCCCCGGAGCTATCGCTGGAGTGGTGAGACACGGTATCAGCAACTCCTTGAGTGTTCTGAGATACGTCACTCCCGACACCCTGATCTTCATTCCCATGAGTCGCACTACTATGAGGGGTTAGAGTGCAGGAAGCAGGAGCTCGTCTGTTGATATCCAAAGGGATCGCTTCTTCCGATGCCTCGTGAACTGTTGTCAGGTGAGTCAGGGGTGCTTTCCCATCCTGGCCGTGGAACCCTTGGAGCGGTCTCAGGGGCGGTGCCAACCCTGGTGAGGATATCTGGCAGAAGACATGCCTTTCCTCCTGGACATGACTCCGGCTATGTTCTTCACCCTCATCACCACTCTTCCCATCTGCAAAATCCCTGGGAATGGACTGGAAACGAAGTGGACTGGCTGTTCGGTGTCCGGTACCTGCTTCATCACTTCCACAAGGAGCATTATCTGCTTGTGATAAGACCCTCGCTGGGACGCTGGATTGACGAATCTCATCTTGATGGCATCCAGCTGAAAGAAAACCCagtaaatcattattttatccGAGAAATGCACAATTTTCCTCCACACAAGTCCTCAACCAAGAcccatttacatgtaaatattcaaAGTAATGGAACCTAGATTCTAACAACCAAGACTCATGGCACCAACCAAATAGCTGCCCATGAtcggttatatatatatatatatatatatatacaccaaGAGCACATCAAGTCTAGCCATTTCAAGGGCTCTTTCTACTAGGTATCTGGATTAGCCCTGGGccattactaaaaaaaaaaacatttgaacgTTATCGCAGGGGGGAAAaaaagttgctgaaatttcacattttgcatctttaaatcctGGGAAttgccatctattttccataatttgcTCTAATTTTTCATGAAGTTGGAACTATCAAGACAATGAAGATTATTCTGTTCTTTGTTGACTCCAAACTATTGTTTTGAATTGATGTCTCATTAGAATTGCTAATATAAAATGTCTACATATGGGACAAGGATTCAAGCCATGCTGAAGTCTTACCAGGTGCAGAAAAGGCTCTACGGAGTACATGCTTGTCACCTAATCTTTCTGTAGGGTTCTTCCTGTCTTCATCGGCAAGCCAACCAGATCTCCTAGCCCAGCAGAAGGAACAGTAGCCGTGCACAGGGTTGTTGACCTGGCTGCATTCGGAGCACTTCCATTTATCCTGCATTTATCCAGTAAAGTACATTTTTACGCTCAACAAATATCTTGACAACAATGCTTTTCCCCGACTTCACCTGACATgttgcttttggaaaaaaagtatttttaacagtgtagtaggtttcacggtacaccatgtatctttctttggCAAGTGTTAGTCcagaaaaggaccacccaatctcttGAGAttggtggtccttttcaggatcAATATTCTTGGGATTACACTTAACCAAGAAagacacatggtgtaccgtgaaacctactacactattcttctttgccatggaaaccttcagaagttgcAGAATTTTTAACTTCCCTGACATTCCAGAAATCCCTGACCCATATGGGCCCTGTTTTACTCCAAAGTAAAGGCTTGCAATAATTAAACAAGATTcccagaaaataagcaaaataaatgttCCTAAATCAGTTAGGAAATTTGTTTATGTAGAACAGAATTCAAAGCACTATCAGGAATATAGACAGTCTATATGAAGTGTCAAGCCTTTTACAATGcacaagcatttcaaggaataaattcctgtcaGGTACCCATTAATCACACCTGTTTTACTCCAAAGTAAAGGCTTGCAATAATTACACAAGATTcccagaaaataagcaaaataaatgttCCTAAATCAGTCAGGAAATTTGTTTATGTAGAACAGCATTCAAATCACTATCAGGAATATAAACAGTCTATACAAAGTGTAAAGCCCTTTACAATGCaaaagcatttcaaggaataaattcctgccaggtacccatatATTgcatctgggttgagtgcaaccCAATAAACAAAGTGGGCATTTTCCTAGCAAATTCATGTACTTCCCGCCCAGCAAGGAAATACTTGGAAAAAAAGGGCAAATGCTGAGAAGTACTTTGGATATACTGGGAGTTACAGGGAAATGCTAGTTTGGGAAACACCTGGGCAATACTTGAAACAAATTCAACAAGTATATTTTTGCAGGATTTCCCTGCATTTCCAATTATTTCCCATTTTTCTGAAGAATTATTGAAGGGAAATTTACCAGTATTTCCCATCTGTATTTCCCAGTACGGCCAACCCTGTGATGTTATGAGGTGTGCGGTGACCTCTACAAACACTGTTTTAATCCATTACCTACTGAAACCAGAAGGACCCTATACAAAGCCTATAGGGATATGGAATTCAGTAGTCAAGGGATTAGTACCCACCTCTTCAGGTATTTCCGAGTCTGTGGTGTCCTCATCGGCAAACCTCGAATCACTGGAACTGCCAAGGTCATCAACCTCTACAAAGATCTATCAATGAAATATACCAGAAAGGTTCAGTAAAGGAAAATGAAGCCTTTGAAACAAGTTGATTCATATAAGAGGGAATAAATCTACTTCATTTCCTCGCTCCCTTAccctcttcttctcttcctctttttcggTGCCTTCTTGCTGAGTCACGCTGCATAAACAGTCTCTATCGACTGTTAGGTGCAATCATTCATGGTGGGAACGATATCTTGCAAGTCTTCTAGAAGATGGCAAGCATGTTCTTACCAAAACATCGAGTTTGGGCAGTCTTTTTTAGGACCAACACACATTCCCACGAAAAGAATAAATTTTGTACCATGAAGCCTCTTTGCCATGAAAACATTCAGAAAATACACCTAAATAGGacttgaataaattcaaatgcCTACCTCGGCCTCGGTCGTTGTCGAGTCTGACCTTGCATCATTGCTTTCAGGCTCCGACTCAGAATCTTCTACCTCATACTCTACAGAGAATCGATCATCGTCCATAAACCAAAGATCGTCAGAAGTGTCAGTAACGACAGCAGTTTCCTTACCCTGGAAAGAGAGAACAATGGAGAAAAGCAAGAATGAACATGTGTGAAAATGTGTTTGTGAAAAATGACCCCTTCATTCAAAACAATAACGTTCATACATGTTTGTTatgtcatcatattcataatgaaaCAAGTATCATAGGACATATGAATAAACATGTGAAAATGTGTTTGTGAAAATTACCCTTCATCTTAAAACCAGCATCATTCATACATAACATCAAATTCCTTGCCTTTCAgtaacaaagtacatgtatcagagaaaatatgaataaacgtGTGAAAATATGTTTCTGAAAATGAcccttcataaaaaaaaaaacaacgctCACACATGTTTGTTACAACAGCAGATACCATGCCTTGCAATAACAGAATATCAGAGGCAGTATGAATGAACATGTGTGTGGAAATGCCAACCAAATGCTGAGATAATGATTCCCAATTAAGAAATAGACGCTCCATCTTGGGCAGAAAAAGTTGCGATCATCAAAAGCAACTACACTTTCAGCcatttaaaggaaaccaaaacccaaggaGAGAATCAattttattggaaagagtaaaatgagaggaacaatttaaaaaaagtttcatgtacacaaatattcagattttcccctttacttTACATATTTCAgtttatctcctcctgaccttgacacatgtggtgtgaattatattttcccatgacatatgttgtgctcagaaggaggcaagatgcaatttgaaagacaCTGAGGacaatctgaaaatttgtgcacaaaacaaatggagagttgtccacataatcagccattttgaagcacgtttgccaatttgaggatccccatagaaagtacaacaagactttttagaTGTCCATAACTTggttatttcataaccgattttgatgaattaaaaaaaaaaatcccctcatttaactctttccaataaaattgcttctcttcttgggttttagCTTCCTTTAAATGCACACATAAGACTCGTACGATCAATTAAAATAGTTGCATCCTTCGTCTAAATTGTTGACTGTCTATGTAATATTGGATACTAATGAAGTTCTCAATGGTCATAACACACTTCTGCCTTCATCCTACCCACCTGCACACTGTATATCTCGCTGCTCTGTGACTTCACATCTTCCTCTGCGTTGTAGAAGACGCAGTACCACGGCCGACCTTCTCGACCACGCCCATCGGCCACGTCCCCTCTCGACCTCTTCACCGTTGACCTCTTCGTTGCGGACTTCAGAGATGACCTCTTTGACGATGACCTTTGCGATGACCGATGTGATGATCTTTGCGATGATCGATGTGATGACCTGTGTGATGACCTTTGGGATGACCTATGTGATGACCTTTGAGATGACCTGTGACTTGCTCTCGAGGCTAGAGTTAGGCTGGATGACTCAGATCTTGAGCGTGATTTCCTTCCTGTGAAAGCAATTCAAACAAAAACTGTCTTGCATCAGATTACTTGcatatatgcacatcttggtccgtatgcaaatgaggagactgatgacgtcatccccTCACTActttgttgtattttattatatgaaatattccttctttctccccattgtcaagcGAAACAATGCTTAAtacctccctgaacatgtgaaattggcattatttaataccatacagttcagtcaagtcggtccgtATTGTCAAATATAGTatgtaagaaatgaaatattgtataattcaaaaataaaaaaaataaataattagtgagtgaaggacatcatcgacaatctcatttgcatgtcactgaagtgtgcatatcactgttttgtgaaaaataagcgaaactttaaaatgtcataactttcttattttacattcgattttgatgaacttttcagcattatgctagtttgatttctctccatttattcaaataaacatttttctggggtggaattGACCTTTGATAATTATGGTGATTCAAAAATCTTTCAGCATATCAATTAGTCTCAAGGTGCTCAATGACTGACGTTTCCCCCAACATTTGGAGATCATTCTTGCACAATGAAATGTTGCAACCCAAACTTGTGTTTATCTTTAAGATCAAAGATGATTCTACAAATTACAAGCTCAAACACTTCACTTCTCTCagcagtcagactgcaggtcccaagaaagtggcttctttcatccaagtgatattcatgacttgagatgttttgcatatttaatgagcttgatgcggaccaaaacacctcttttcattcggtcattgctgctctaattgtgcatcgaatttcatgaatttggtaccattgtaaagaagaagaatcattctttcaggtcatgtgtttggatttattcaaaaattttgtaatataggttaaaattttgatctaaaatatgctacaaaataaatattttcacctgacaaaagctgctattttcacactttatttttgtttgagcccaaatgatttttatatcatgataaagctgaatatatatgctttgaaatgatataggtttcaaaataagaattggtttaatcgggtcaagatcacacttttcatttgccaagtacataaaacagtttgaaaacaagaatactgcactctgattggtcaaagagaccacacaatggcaaattccaacggtcccagtgcctgggttcgtgggaagatcacacttcccatgtggtaatctcctcaaataccccgcgcctgttgttctgtgaaccttatccagccaatcagaactctggatttcttgcaagtacaaaatttcagaaatctcgtcttgtaccttggtgggaaaagtgtgatcttgacccgattaaaaggtgccgcatatcaagagtggcattgtgagaaagtacagaagttcagctttatgatgatatagatatcattgaggctcaaaataaaaagttttgcacaatttgcaaaagaaaacagaggaagaaaattcagttttgaggcacattttcaggccagaaatttacttatttaacaaaacgttgtatacaaaataaatgaccaatatgaaagagtaacttttactctacctgatggtgcaataatatttcatttaacttgaggttaaaacaggtaaattcttagagaaagaaaatctcacgaatcatgagattttgcaaggaggaggattcagccgcgagatgatttggatgaatctggcctttttgctcattagcatagggacctgcggtctgactgtcaGGTCCGGATGTTTCCTCTTCCTTGCTTACTGATAAGAACAATCACATTTAGAAACACAGATCTGCATCAATGAATGCaaatattgaccaaaaataTGACAATTTAAGCTGTAAACTTGTTCAGTTATTGAACTTTAATGTATTGTATAACTCTTAAGCCTCTTGCATAAATTCCAGGTGTGGTAATCTGacatccattttatctcagatattttttttaaatctctgttaaaatcagtgagataaagtacccttaaaatctctctgAATTGGTATTTTTTTAGAaccattttatcatcattttgtaaagacacacctattttggACTCAATATCCCATGAGAAACGCTGTTTAATAGTGCTCACTCTCATCTCATTCAACCAAAAGAAATCCATTCCGCCCGGTGTTACAAAAGAGCAAGATTGTgtcaatttattgaattcagATGTGCTTCAGATGCAGGTCCCCGCCTTACAGAGAGTTTTGATAGATTCAAATAAAACTCAAGTTGAGATTGATCTGAATTCCTATTTCATAACAACAACAATTATCTCAGattgagtttgatttgaatctatTGCAACTTTTTGTAAGAAGTAGCCCCGCCCAGCCACCTGATTTGGGGTAAAAACAGTTCTGGAACAATTAAACTGAAGTTACTGAATCATCATATGGGTATTCAAACTAATCAACATTGCAAATTATCAAAATGGAAATTCACTCATGCTAGTTTCCTAAAAATAAAGGTCAAGGTTAATTTCCGACTGTCATGGCTTTCATTCTTAACTGTAAAGATACCTCTGAGACATATTCCCCCAAAGCAAAGACAATATCATCGCCTTGCCCTGGGGATATTGGTGCCAACGCATTCAAGAGCATTCAAGATAAAAGTCCCAGAAGTCATGCACATAAAACAAACACTCAACTCCGGATGTTTTTGCTTCGTGCAGTTGcaacaaaacaattaaatttgACATGACTCTGTGGGGTGACTGTGGTCCGTGCAAATATTTGGATAGTGGGGACTAAAAATGAATACTCCAGAACTACCTGAATGCTTGTATCATTCTCTATGTTGCAATACATACTGATACCTGATAATGACTGATGATGTAACCATCTTTTATCAGGCTTTCATTCACAGAACCGCCCCGGACTAGACAGGACTCATGAAAAGCGGTTATATGAGATTCTCAACTTTTACAAAA
Encoded here:
- the LOC129282858 gene encoding uncharacterized protein LOC129282858 isoform X3, with product MGRMVVPMAVEHMVMPKSRKRKRSRGRHHSSSSQSSSERLGRGSRRAFIAITHKKQSSAQEMATVLASELKPEHKLPKKEIWVSPIPQFLKLLRTVGAQGNTFTAKEVLSYLIKYISSRQLYDPNDPKNVFCKSDPLGQVFKVHSFTIKDAKRLLFENMKVLDKPPEMPTIPRRQSLPETRKDYYITFRNNQEHTHEMAPAPPYPLPHLYTHPAPRSAYQSGVKVISSGVDVADGIDKDFFDQQVMEKMLDTVSEGREGRGGTDEPDVGISVTPPPQTCLSSRRKSRSRSESSSLTLASRASHRSSQRSSHRSSQRSSHRSSHRSSQRSSHRSSQRSSSKRSSLKSATKRSTVKRSRGDVADGRGREGRPWYCVFYNAEEDVKSQSSEIYSVQGKETAVVTDTSDDLWFMDDDRFSVEYEVEDSESEPESNDARSDSTTTEAEIFVEVDDLGSSSDSRFADEDTTDSEIPEEDKWKCSECSQVNNPVHGYCSFCWARRSGWLADEDRKNPTERLGDKHVLRRAFSAPAGCHQDEIRQSSVPARVLSQADNAPCGSDEAGTGHRTASPLRFQSIPRDFADGKSGDEGEEHSRSHVQEERHVFCQISSPGLAPPLRPLQGFHGQDGKAPLTHLTTVHEASEEAIPLDINRRAPASCTLTPHSSATHGNEDQGVGSDVSQNTQGVADTVSHHSSDSSGDAAGCTPRKRRALLVSREDSGVCLKRQSSGHSGADSIRPVVKSTLPVTTNLIQATPIITTGCSHEKMITKVGGQTSGSSPLAGPSIATHPMHHIPVMTSLAEKTPVGLHQAMTLQSPRLESPGLISSTTLPLPIVGSSTVGSGAVASHAQELCRFCCVRPKTACIIHGRTGHQVCCYKCAKKLRRRGKPCPVCRRPIQHIVKNFYA